Proteins encoded in a region of the Zunongwangia endophytica genome:
- a CDS encoding sigma-70 family RNA polymerase sigma factor produces MSTHSIDPTKWVDKYSDYLFNYTIVRVNDREVANDLISETFLAGLKSMENFKGEASERTWLISILKRKIIDHYRRSNSKKGQAEVHINYRDGENDGDWLEEQVADQFDKTAEDEMENTELGMAILDCLEKINAKHATIFKMKTIDGIDTDVICKEFDITPSNLWVIIHRARTALAACLEKNWF; encoded by the coding sequence ATGTCAACGCATAGCATAGATCCAACTAAATGGGTAGATAAATACTCAGATTATCTCTTCAATTATACAATTGTAAGGGTAAACGATCGTGAGGTTGCTAACGATCTTATTTCTGAAACTTTTCTTGCCGGTCTCAAATCGATGGAAAATTTTAAGGGTGAAGCCAGCGAACGAACCTGGTTAATCTCTATCCTTAAACGTAAAATTATCGATCATTACCGCAGAAGTAATTCTAAGAAAGGACAGGCAGAAGTTCATATTAATTATCGTGACGGTGAAAATGATGGTGACTGGCTGGAAGAGCAGGTTGCCGATCAATTTGATAAAACTGCCGAGGACGAAATGGAAAATACAGAACTGGGAATGGCAATTCTGGACTGTTTAGAAAAAATTAATGCTAAGCATGCAACCATTTTTAAAATGAAAACTATAGATGGTATAGATACCGATGTAATTTGTAAAGAATTCGATATCACTCCGTCTAATCTTTGGGTAATAATCCACAGAGCCAGAACAGCTTTAGCAGCTTGTCTGGAAAAAAACTGGTTTTAA
- a CDS encoding M3 family metallopeptidase — MNTDNPLLKDFNYAPFSKIKTEHFKPAITEAIQLAKSEIEVIASAATEPTFENTIEELEFSGEKLDRVTSIFFNLNSAETNAKIQKIAQEVSPLLSEFSNDIILNEDLFKRVKAVYEQKDALDLTTEQKTLLDKKYKSFSRNGANLPKEKQEELREIDKQLAALSLNFGENVLAETNKFELQITQEKDLDGLPESFKEEAKTVAESREKKGWIFTLDYPSYIPFMKYAKNRELRKKMAIAFGAKGFNGDELDNQENVLKIAKLRYQRAQLLGFETHAHFVLQERMAETPEKVDSFLNELLEKAKPAAEKEFQQLEDFAKELDGIDHLEKWDSAYYSEKLKQKLFNLDDEKLKPYFKLENVIDGVFTIASKLYGLQFNETQEVEKYHPDVKTYNVTDENGKNIALFYADFHPRPGKRGGAWMTEYKSQFVKNEKEERPHVSIVCNFTKPTKSEPSLLTFNEVTTLFHEFGHALHGMLANTIYPSLSGPNVYWDFVELPSQVLENWCYEKEALQLFAKHYKTGEAIPMELVEKIKESSSFQEGMQTVRQLSFGMLDLSWHAIDPSTVEDVKAHEKQAFEATKLYPDVPENCMSTAFSHIFQGGYSAGYYSYKWAEVLDADAFEYFKEQGIFSKEVADKFKNNILSMGGTEHPMTLYKRFRGEEPKPDALLKRAGLIEK; from the coding sequence ATGAATACAGATAATCCATTATTAAAGGATTTTAATTATGCTCCTTTTTCAAAAATTAAAACGGAACATTTTAAGCCTGCAATAACCGAAGCCATACAACTAGCAAAGTCAGAGATCGAAGTAATTGCTTCAGCAGCAACTGAACCAACTTTCGAAAATACTATAGAGGAATTAGAATTTTCAGGAGAAAAGTTAGATCGAGTTACTAGCATTTTCTTCAATCTTAATTCTGCAGAAACCAATGCAAAAATTCAGAAAATCGCTCAAGAAGTCTCTCCTTTATTATCCGAATTCAGTAATGATATTATTCTGAATGAAGATTTATTTAAACGTGTAAAAGCGGTTTACGAGCAAAAAGATGCGCTTGACTTAACTACGGAACAAAAAACGCTTTTAGATAAAAAATACAAGTCTTTTTCTAGAAACGGAGCCAATCTTCCGAAGGAAAAGCAAGAAGAATTACGCGAAATCGATAAGCAACTTGCTGCCTTAAGTTTAAATTTTGGTGAAAATGTTTTAGCTGAAACCAATAAATTTGAACTCCAGATCACCCAAGAAAAAGATCTTGATGGCCTACCGGAAAGTTTTAAAGAAGAAGCAAAAACAGTAGCTGAGTCTAGAGAGAAAAAAGGTTGGATTTTCACTTTAGATTATCCAAGTTACATTCCGTTTATGAAGTATGCGAAAAATCGTGAGCTCCGTAAAAAAATGGCTATAGCTTTTGGTGCTAAAGGATTTAATGGTGATGAATTAGACAATCAAGAAAATGTTCTAAAAATCGCCAAACTTAGATATCAGCGAGCACAACTTTTAGGTTTTGAAACTCATGCGCATTTTGTATTGCAAGAACGAATGGCAGAAACTCCTGAAAAGGTAGATAGTTTCTTGAATGAACTTCTTGAAAAAGCTAAACCTGCTGCAGAAAAAGAATTTCAACAATTAGAAGATTTCGCGAAAGAATTAGATGGTATCGACCATCTAGAGAAGTGGGATTCGGCTTACTATAGTGAAAAATTGAAGCAGAAATTGTTCAATTTGGATGATGAAAAGCTAAAACCATATTTCAAACTAGAAAATGTAATCGACGGAGTTTTCACCATAGCGAGTAAATTATACGGACTTCAGTTCAACGAAACTCAGGAAGTAGAGAAATATCATCCTGATGTAAAAACGTATAATGTTACCGATGAAAATGGGAAAAATATTGCATTATTTTATGCCGATTTTCACCCAAGACCGGGAAAACGTGGTGGCGCATGGATGACAGAGTACAAATCGCAATTTGTAAAGAATGAAAAAGAAGAACGCCCGCATGTTTCTATCGTTTGTAATTTCACAAAACCAACAAAATCGGAACCTTCATTATTAACTTTTAATGAAGTAACGACTCTTTTCCACGAATTTGGGCATGCCCTTCACGGTATGTTAGCAAATACAATTTATCCAAGTTTATCGGGACCTAACGTATATTGGGATTTTGTGGAATTACCTAGCCAAGTTTTAGAAAATTGGTGTTACGAAAAAGAAGCGCTACAACTTTTTGCAAAGCATTATAAAACCGGAGAAGCTATTCCGATGGAATTGGTTGAAAAAATAAAAGAATCTTCTAGCTTTCAAGAAGGAATGCAAACCGTTCGTCAATTAAGCTTCGGAATGTTAGATTTAAGCTGGCATGCTATAGACCCTTCTACTGTTGAAGATGTAAAAGCGCACGAAAAACAAGCTTTTGAAGCTACAAAACTCTATCCTGATGTTCCGGAAAATTGTATGAGTACCGCATTTTCTCATATTTTCCAGGGAGGATATTCAGCAGGATATTATTCTTATAAATGGGCAGAAGTTCTAGATGCCGATGCTTTTGAATATTTTAAAGAACAAGGAATTTTCAGTAAGGAAGTTGCCGATAAGTTCAAAAACAATATTCTGTCTATGGGCGGCACCGAACATCCTATGACGCTTTATAAACGTTTCAGAGGAGAAGAACCAAAACCCGATGCTCTACTTAAAAGAGCAGGATTAATTGAAAAGTAG
- the purE gene encoding 5-(carboxyamino)imidazole ribonucleotide mutase yields the protein MSKVGIIMGSTSDLPVMQEAVDILQGFDIEVEVDIVSAHRTPEKLFDYGKNAHTRGINVIIAGAGGAAHLPGMIASLSPLPVIGVPVKSRNSIDGWDSVLSILQMPGGVPVATVALDGAKNAGILAAQIIGAADKCVQDKVLVYKEGLKEKVIKGAEEVKKK from the coding sequence ATGAGCAAAGTAGGAATTATAATGGGAAGTACTAGCGATCTGCCGGTAATGCAGGAAGCAGTAGATATTTTACAAGGATTTGATATTGAAGTTGAAGTCGATATCGTTTCTGCGCATCGAACTCCTGAAAAATTATTCGACTACGGAAAAAATGCTCATACTCGCGGCATCAACGTGATTATTGCTGGTGCTGGTGGTGCAGCGCATCTCCCGGGAATGATTGCTTCACTTTCTCCCCTACCCGTTATCGGAGTTCCTGTAAAATCTAGAAATTCTATCGATGGTTGGGACTCTGTACTTTCTATTTTACAAATGCCCGGCGGCGTACCTGTCGCTACTGTTGCTCTCGATGGCGCAAAAAACGCCGGTATTTTAGCTGCACAAATTATTGGCGCTGCCGATAAATGTGTTCAGGATAAAGTATTGGTGTACAAAGAAGGTCTAAAAGAAAAAGTGATTAAAGGCGCTGAAGAAGTTAAGAAGAAGTAA